The window TGGCGGGCGAGGAGCCGACCATCGCATTTTCCAGCTCCAGACGGTCGTAAAGATTCTTCATCTCGGCATCTTGGCGGCGCCGCTCGGCGATGCGCTCCATCTCTAAAAGGACTTTATCGGGCGTAAGCGGTTTTTCCATAAAATCGTAGGCGCCTGATTTCACTGCCTGCACCGCCGTCGCAATGTCGCCTTGGCCCGAAATCATGACCACGGTCATCTCCGGCTGCAGGGCCAGAGCCTCCGGCAACAGCTCCAAGCCGCTCATCTCGGGCATAACAACGTCGCAAAACATGACATCCACAGCCCGATTCTGCAGTTCTGCTAAAGCTTCATTTCCGTTACTGCAGAGCGAAACGCGATGTCCCTCTTTTTCGAGCAGCCATTGCAGAGCGCTGCGTACGCCTTCGTCATCATCGACAACGAGTACCCTCACTGCACCCTCCCCTCGTTATCAGCCGCAAGCCGCGCAATTCGCTCGGCGTTTTCGACGGTTGCGCGCAGAGAAACGACAATTTCATTCTCCTGATAGTCGATTTTTTCGACCTCCGCCAACTGATGCAGCCTGGCCGCGGCCTGGCCGGCACGATGCGGCAGAATCACCGTCAGCGAGCGCGTCTGCCGCTCGATAAATTCAGAGATCTTGCCGATAAGTTCGCCGAGAAAAAAGCCACGTTCCGCCGAAATAAAGACGCAGGGCTGATGCGTTTGCGACAGTTCTCTCAACAGGCTTTGATCTTCCAGCTTGTCGATTTTATTGAACACATTCAGAATCGGTCGGTTGTTCAAATTCAGCTCCACCAGCACCTGCTCCACAGCCGCCATTTGATCGCGAAAGAAAGGGTGGCTGACATCGATGACGTGCAGAAGCAGATCGGCGTCGGCAGTTTCTTCCAACGTGCTCTTGAAGGAAGCGACCAGATGCGGCGGCAACTTACGAATGAATCCGACCGTATCAATAAACAGCACCCGGCGATGCTCAAAGAGATCCGCCGCGCGGATGGTGGCGTCCAGGGTGGCAAAGAGGCGGTCTTCGGTCGGTACCTGGGCATTCGTGAGGGCATTGAGCAGCGTCGATTTGCCGACGTTCGTGTAACCGATCAGCGCCGCCTTAAAGAGTTCACGGCGCGCCTTTCTTCGAATAGTGCGCTGCTCGGCGATCTTTTCCAGTTCTTTCTGCAGAAACTTGATGCGCGTACGAATGAGACGGCGATCGGTTTCCAATTGCGTTTCGCCTGGACCGCGTACGCCGATGCCGCCGATTTGCCGCGAAAGGTGCTGCCATTGCCGCGTAAGGCGAGGCAGCAGGTACTTGAGCTGAGCCAATTCGACTTGAGTCCGCGCTTCGCGCGTTCGCGCGTGCTTGGCGAAAATGTCCAGAATGAGACCGCTGCGGTCAACGATCTTGGTTTTGCAAAGCGACTCGAGGTTGCGCACCTGCGCCGGCGTGAGATCATCGTCGAAAATGATCAGATCGATGTCCAGATACTTGGCGGCGGCGGCGAGTTCCTGCGCTTTACCGCGGCCGATCATGTACGCCGGATCGATGCGGCTGCGCTCCTGAACGATGCGCTCCAGCACTTCGGCACCGGCCGTGTCGGCCAGCAGTTCCAGCTCGTCAAGATACTCATTGACCAGCTCACGGCTCTGGTCCGGCCGTATCATCCCGACGACTATGGCGCGCTCAAGTTGTTCGCGCTCGACGTCAGGCATGCATCTCTCCCGCCGTTTCTACAGCTGCTTCGCCTTTTTCGCGATACAAAAGCATTTCGACAATCAGCAGAAGCAGCGCCAAACCGGCAAACCATCGCCATAACTCGATGCCCCGTCTCTGCTCAGCAATAAACACTGCGAGATCCGCCTGCGGCGGAATCCATTTGATGCCGAATCGT of the candidate division KSB1 bacterium genome contains:
- the hflX gene encoding GTPase HflX, which translates into the protein MPDVEREQLERAIVVGMIRPDQSRELVNEYLDELELLADTAGAEVLERIVQERSRIDPAYMIGRGKAQELAAAAKYLDIDLIIFDDDLTPAQVRNLESLCKTKIVDRSGLILDIFAKHARTREARTQVELAQLKYLLPRLTRQWQHLSRQIGGIGVRGPGETQLETDRRLIRTRIKFLQKELEKIAEQRTIRRKARRELFKAALIGYTNVGKSTLLNALTNAQVPTEDRLFATLDATIRAADLFEHRRVLFIDTVGFIRKLPPHLVASFKSTLEETADADLLLHVIDVSHPFFRDQMAAVEQVLVELNLNNRPILNVFNKIDKLEDQSLLRELSQTHQPCVFISAERGFFLGELIGKISEFIERQTRSLTVILPHRAGQAAARLHQLAEVEKIDYQENEIVVSLRATVENAERIARLAADNEGRVQ